The Xiphophorus maculatus strain JP 163 A chromosome 7, X_maculatus-5.0-male, whole genome shotgun sequence region tgatgaatttattgtttcataaagtcacaacatttatagtttcttttaaaaaggacattttagttccactagtttttttatttttttattttctatatatgCCGTATGTTTGTCCTTCACTTGATCTTTGTTATCTCCACTTTATACCAAACTAACTTTCAGCTGCATAAAACAGATGGTTTAATGTCTATTAGTCAAGTAGCAAACTGTTAAATTGAATattagaacattttaatgtgtattttttgccatcttggaaatatgaaataagtTCACAGAGCGATCTGTCgctaaaatacagaataaaatctGTTGTCAAAAGTAAAGTATTGAACATGAGAGATTATGTTGAAttcaacataaaacatatttcaccaacaatgaaagcagaaatatctttactgttcatttaaaatgagcAGCAGGATGGTAAACAGGGACCAGTCCGCCATTTTGGATGTGGAGTTACGACCCAGGCCGTTCTGTCGCAaccctgacccctgacccctgaTGTGACTTTGACTGATTGACACTTCATAGGGCGCTGAGCCCTGGACCAGGCCAAAGAGAGGACGGGAAGAtaggaaacagaactgctgttTAAACTCTCTGTAGTGACTATTTGTCcaaaaactcaaattcaaaatgaaaaaactcAAGAATTTAAGGTGATCAAAGCAAAATTGAATTCAACTCAAATAGCCACTTGATGCAGCGTAGATTCTGGCTTACGCAgtctaaaaaaatccaaaaagtcaaaatgcagttctttgttttttccactgttCAGATAAAAGTTACAGGCTGGTGACTGATTCTGAGCAGCCAGGCTCCCAACCAGCTGCTAAAACCACCGTGTTCATTCTGTGAAACAACCACGTCCCAAACTCTAATTAATTTACTAATTAAGTCAATTAATAAccaaagaagttattttaaataacaaattaaacaaaattttaattataaatcaactagaaaataagcaaaaaataaaaataaactaaataatctaaattctaagattaaactaaaaatggAGAAATAGCTCCTACACTCTCTTcatccacttcaaaataagagcatgaatataaacatttaaaaacttgaagaatttttatcattaaaaaaaacttcaacagagaTTTTTCCTGAACAGCCAAGAAAATTAGCGCTCTAGAATTTATCCAGGGTTAAATGTTTTCATAGCTAGCTAAAGGGCTAGGctaaaaattagctctgctattagctCATTAGCACAAGTGCTCTCACTGCTGCTAGTGATGTTTTAAACAGATTGATAGAggaataaaaatagctaaaaacaaatatttctcaacacttaaattaatattttcaaattaaggGCAGGACTTATTTTGAGCTGCTCTAatatattagtttattttacgGTTTTCTACATGTTAGCATGTTGCTATGTGTTAGCATGGTTCAGTCTGTATCTCACaggaagctgaagttggtttgcaattcaggaaatggctaaagggcgattccacctaatttttcactaccttccagatttttaattgactctagtttaaaaacaactagactcttcaaacctggactggattattctcaACTagtagcagaatatttaaaaacatgtttgggaTTCGTGaaacttttatctgatttgtgaaacttaaCGGGTCgctgcagaagatctttcctTCCAACAGCCGTCACCATCTACAGAAGCTCTTTgaagaattaatgagttacaccaacatttaatttccctttgggattagtAAAGTGGTTTTGAATCAGAattgaattagaaaaaaactgcatggaacAAGTGTGAATAGTAATCTGAACtttagtgaagtttcacaaattaCGTAAAGGtctcacaaatcccaaacatggattaaaatattctgttattagagcagaataatccagtccaggtttgaaggGTCTAgatgttgtagtttttattctAGAGTTGATTAAAGATGCAGAATGTAGTAAAAATTAGGTGGAAGCTGCAAtcagaaaccaacttcagctccGTGTCTCACCTGGATTTGTCAAAGTGCAGCtggaagaaacaaaactgttttcttctcctctggCTGTTTGCTTTGCGTCAGAATCATTGATCCCAGAAGCCTCAGTGATgagctcagtgtttctgctTGGCAACCGCACGCTGCGTGGCTCACCCCGCCGCCCAGAGCCGCCAACATGGCGGCCGAAGCTCCAGCTGCTTGATTAGAGCTGGAGCCCCGACCGGAGAACCGgctgctgcagaaacatccTCCTAATATCAGCTTAATTCAACTGCTGAAGATAAATATGGATCAATTTGTCCACTTTCACAGCTTTCTGTCCTGGTTGTTACAATTCATTAGGAATCAGCATTAAAATGAATCCACAACCAAGAAAGCAGTctattttataaactaatatTAGGTCCAGATTAATAAATGAACtaaacaaagataaaactaATGAAATTCACAAACTCTTCCACAAACATGTTCAGAGCTGCAACTAACATTTACTCAGTTATAATTACTTGAATaacattttgggaaaatattattttttctgttttactgtacttttaacttttacttgagaAAACTCAGTTGAATTATTGCTTTTCTTAGTTGAATattattttggggttttctggtcacatcaacagaaaatgactcagaaaaacaaaaataaaaaggagtaaaaagacaaaaagctcAACTGTGcagaaaaactcagacattttgtaAGGAGGGGCCTCTGGGAACCTGCGGCCCGTTCAGCTCGGCTCGTCGGTTCTGGTGAAGTGATGAAGTTTCTGACGCTGAGATGAAACCAGAAAAATgttcagagaaacaaacatttaataaaatatgaaatgctccTTTAATTGGtgtaaaatctgttgttttgctGAGATGTGATAACTGATCTATGCTGTTTATTTCTACCCGGTTTACTAGCgagctgttagcatgctaactctGTCCTGACAGTAGAAATGGCGGATCTGCTCTGATGTTAAagtaacttcctgtttcctgttctgGTTTTCAGACAATCAGTGAAATCAGGATGAAATCAGGATCAGATCCTCCAGACCCAGTGAGTCTCTGTCAGCAGAGGATGGAGTCCAGCAGGAGGAGGACCAACATGAGGAGCGGGGGCCTGGCGGGGGCCGTGCCGGACAACGGCGGGGGCCGCCTTTTCTGGCGGGGCCCATTGCAGAGCGgcgtgctgcagcagctgatgcaGACAGAGTGGAGCTTCCCGGTGCAGAACTGCTGGTAGCCGGAGGAGGAGATGAGGCAGGCGGAGGAGGAGGCGCACGACTTCCTGTACAGGATCcctggaggagacggagacaATTACAGGCTGGGCCGCTAGGGGGCGCCGTGTGGAAACAGTAAAAAACTAACAGCAACGATTTGGCTTATTTAACCTGCAAGAggagaaaaatgattttcagtcattttcacagttttattcatacatttataaatgtcacaggtCCAAACTAAACATATAAgtgagataaatatttagctttcaaactaaatatttatcttgctaTATTTAGGTTTCTAAATTGGATAGTTAGTAAGCTAAATAAGCTcaacaaattgttttcaaaccaatttttagtttaaaactaaatactcagctttaaactaaatatttagctcaagtCTTAACATCAGTATTTAGCTAATTAGCTTATTAGCTAAATAAGCTAATAACGTTACAAGAAGAGGAACAATTAAATCATTAATACACATTGAATTTATCAGCTATAATAAGTTAGATTCTTATGATTTTATGACATTCAGAACAAATTAATGAtacattaaattattcaaacatttaatgaatttttaactaatttggaatacattttacaattttgtccCTTTTGGCCTTCCATACATCG contains the following coding sequences:
- the lypd1 gene encoding ly6/PLAUR domain-containing protein 1 isoform X2, with amino-acid sequence MRLRTVSVLLMSLLGSGLALQIQCYQCEMTDDCAAPEFIVNCTVNVQDMCQKEVLMNDDGILYRKSCASSSACLISSSGYQQFCTGKLHSVCISCCSTPLCNGPRQKRRPPPLSGTAPARPPLLMLVLLLLDSILC